One stretch of Oceanipulchritudo coccoides DNA includes these proteins:
- the hemL gene encoding glutamate-1-semialdehyde 2,1-aminomutase codes for MERSKALFEKASRLIPGGVNSPVRAFRSVGGTPFFTQSASGSRLTTADGRELIDFVCTWGPAIHGHNPPEIKSAIAEALEKGTSFGTPNPYEVEIAERVVSMVPSLEQVRFCNSGTEATMSSIRLARGATGRSVIVKFAGCFHGHVDSLLVKAGSGALTLGNPDSAGIPAAFAAETRVLEYNDLAAAEELFKKEGESIAGVIVEPYPANCGLILPDPGFLEKLRELCTRYGSVLIFDEVMTGFRLAAGGVQEKVGITPDLTAMGKIIGGGLPVGAFGGKRELMQQLAPVGPVYQAGTLSGNPLAMAAGIAALRLLVETNPYDRLDKMGQAVRDALLEAAKEKGLALQVPQTGSMFALFFSDSPVRNYTDAIASQTSHFKTLFHEALNRGIYLPPSAYETCFISTAHEAGDIDIAIEGLTAALKAI; via the coding sequence ATGGAGCGTTCAAAAGCCTTGTTTGAAAAAGCCTCCCGGCTAATCCCGGGCGGAGTAAATTCACCTGTCCGTGCCTTCCGATCAGTCGGAGGAACCCCCTTCTTCACACAATCAGCAAGTGGAAGTCGCCTGACAACGGCAGACGGTCGCGAACTGATTGACTTTGTCTGCACATGGGGGCCCGCCATCCACGGCCACAATCCCCCCGAGATCAAAAGCGCGATTGCGGAAGCTTTGGAAAAGGGAACCAGCTTTGGCACTCCAAACCCCTACGAAGTGGAAATCGCCGAGCGTGTGGTTTCGATGGTCCCGTCACTGGAGCAAGTGCGTTTCTGCAATTCCGGAACGGAGGCCACAATGAGCTCAATACGGCTTGCTCGCGGAGCCACTGGACGGTCGGTCATTGTGAAGTTTGCCGGTTGTTTTCACGGTCATGTTGACTCCCTGCTGGTCAAGGCCGGCTCAGGGGCCCTTACCTTGGGAAATCCCGACAGTGCCGGAATTCCTGCCGCCTTCGCCGCTGAAACCCGCGTTCTTGAATACAATGACCTGGCTGCAGCCGAGGAACTCTTCAAAAAGGAAGGTGAGTCAATTGCAGGGGTCATTGTTGAACCCTATCCGGCAAACTGCGGCCTGATCCTTCCAGATCCGGGATTCCTGGAAAAGCTCCGGGAGCTTTGTACACGTTATGGTTCTGTTCTTATTTTCGATGAAGTCATGACCGGGTTCCGCCTCGCGGCGGGCGGAGTGCAGGAGAAAGTCGGTATCACCCCTGACCTGACAGCCATGGGCAAGATTATCGGTGGAGGCCTGCCCGTGGGTGCCTTCGGCGGAAAACGCGAGTTGATGCAACAGCTTGCCCCGGTCGGCCCGGTTTATCAGGCGGGCACCCTTTCCGGGAATCCACTGGCAATGGCAGCGGGGATCGCCGCCCTTCGCCTGCTTGTGGAGACCAACCCCTATGATCGGCTCGACAAAATGGGCCAGGCGGTCCGCGATGCCTTGCTGGAGGCGGCCAAGGAGAAAGGCCTTGCCCTGCAAGTCCCGCAAACCGGTTCAATGTTTGCCCTGTTCTTTTCCGATTCCCCGGTAAGGAACTACACGGATGCCATTGCCTCCCAAACATCCCACTTCAAGACGCTATTCCATGAAGCTCTCAACCGTGGCATTTATCTCCCTCCGAGCGCTTATGAAACCTGTTTTATCTCCACCGCCCATGAAGCTGGAGACATTGATATCGCCATCGAAGGATTAACTGCCGCCCTCAAGGCCATCTGA
- the mutL gene encoding DNA mismatch repair endonuclease MutL, which yields MSGRIVKLPDSVANQIAAGEVVERPVAVVKELVENALDAEAKSIEVQFEKGGKALMRVLDDGIGMTREDAILSLERHATSKIREVGDILKIGSFGFRGEALPSIASVSRFTLKTRTREAGEGTEIQINANAAPVIKDCGMSPGTEVTVANLFQTVPARRKFLKTDRTEAAHILQMCRLLAIAHPEVGFSLVEDGHEVFRSPACPDYSQRVREIFGKRRMEELLPIDCEVDGIQLKGLVGRPGSARSTRSEMITYVNDRPVDSRLLNYALIESYHRFIPRGRYPMAFLFVGVPSEEVDVNVHPTKREVRFRNEPRVRSAVMNGLIEFLGEHSHKSLRRAEPVESQQTADQVEPGKQTGTSPWEEPRPFPRIIEKPFAPVAAPEQTARKSDQSAWRFCGTFRRHVGLFESPDGLVLLHAAAARERILFERIEGSLAGENVARQPLLIPSMLELSPVDAGILSDQIQFFDKMGFEIEPFGRQLFRIRSVPAWMQSENPEQFVEEIVSRIRERGIRPEDALSARSLVARMAATREARGFQVSSQGDWESLVRSLLSCENPLLNARGKPTFVEMRHGEISRKLMLDGISPESDGLEGGS from the coding sequence ATGTCTGGCAGGATCGTCAAGTTACCCGACTCAGTAGCCAACCAGATTGCCGCCGGGGAAGTGGTGGAGCGTCCAGTCGCGGTGGTCAAGGAGTTGGTTGAGAATGCCCTTGATGCGGAAGCCAAATCAATCGAGGTCCAGTTTGAAAAGGGCGGGAAGGCCCTCATGCGGGTGCTGGATGACGGTATTGGCATGACCCGTGAAGATGCCATTTTATCGCTTGAACGCCATGCCACGAGTAAGATTCGCGAGGTCGGTGACATCCTGAAAATCGGAAGTTTCGGGTTTCGCGGGGAGGCTTTGCCCAGCATTGCCAGCGTATCCCGTTTTACCCTGAAGACCCGCACCCGGGAGGCAGGCGAGGGGACCGAAATCCAAATAAATGCCAATGCTGCCCCGGTGATCAAGGATTGTGGAATGTCGCCAGGGACGGAAGTTACGGTGGCCAACCTTTTCCAGACCGTCCCGGCACGCCGGAAATTCCTGAAGACTGACCGGACGGAAGCAGCCCATATTCTTCAAATGTGCCGTTTGCTGGCGATTGCCCACCCGGAGGTGGGATTCAGCCTGGTGGAAGATGGGCATGAAGTATTTCGCTCGCCCGCCTGTCCGGATTACTCCCAGCGGGTCCGCGAGATCTTTGGGAAGCGACGCATGGAGGAGCTGCTGCCAATTGATTGTGAGGTGGATGGCATCCAGCTGAAGGGTCTGGTCGGGCGGCCCGGAAGCGCCCGAAGTACGCGTTCAGAGATGATTACCTATGTCAATGACCGGCCCGTGGACAGCCGTCTTCTTAACTATGCCCTGATCGAAAGCTACCACCGGTTTATTCCGCGTGGACGCTACCCGATGGCTTTCCTGTTTGTCGGGGTTCCTTCAGAGGAGGTGGATGTCAATGTGCATCCGACCAAGCGCGAGGTCCGTTTCAGGAATGAACCGAGGGTCCGGAGCGCGGTGATGAACGGACTGATTGAATTTCTTGGGGAACATTCGCACAAGAGCCTGCGGAGAGCGGAGCCGGTGGAATCGCAACAGACTGCTGATCAAGTCGAGCCGGGTAAGCAGACCGGCACATCCCCTTGGGAAGAGCCACGGCCCTTTCCCAGAATCATCGAGAAGCCTTTCGCTCCGGTGGCCGCTCCAGAACAAACTGCGAGAAAATCCGACCAGTCAGCCTGGCGCTTTTGCGGGACTTTCCGTCGCCATGTGGGGCTTTTTGAAAGTCCGGACGGACTGGTTCTTCTCCATGCCGCCGCCGCCCGTGAGCGCATCCTGTTTGAGCGAATTGAGGGGTCGCTTGCCGGTGAAAATGTCGCCCGGCAACCACTTTTAATTCCTTCAATGCTTGAGCTGAGTCCGGTCGATGCAGGCATCCTTTCCGATCAAATCCAGTTTTTTGACAAGATGGGTTTTGAAATCGAACCCTTCGGGCGACAACTCTTCCGCATTCGCAGTGTCCCGGCATGGATGCAAAGCGAGAATCCAGAGCAATTCGTTGAGGAGATCGTCAGCCGAATCCGGGAGCGGGGTATTCGTCCAGAGGATGCCCTTTCAGCGCGCAGCCTCGTTGCGCGCATGGCTGCGACCCGCGAAGCACGCGGGTTTCAGGTCAGTTCCCAGGGCGACTGGGAAAGCCTCGTGCGGAGCCTTCTATCCTGTGAAAATCCTCTATTGAATGCCCGAGGCAAGCCGACCTTCGTGGAAATGCGACACGGGGAGATATCGCGCAAACTGATGCTGGACGGAATCTCCCCTGAATCAGATGGCCTTGAGGGCGGCAGTTAA